One genomic segment of Pedobacter endophyticus includes these proteins:
- a CDS encoding Lrp/AsnC ligand binding domain-containing protein: protein MLKKDNSNLEIDNLDIDILKQLMQDATKPYTEIAKDLIVSGGTIHVRMKKLQEMGIIKGSHLIIDPQKAGYDICAFLGIYLEKGIQYKDAVAQLSKIKEVVELHYTTGAYSMFAKIICRDTNHLRHVLNEEIQAVNGIQRTETLISLEESIKRQIELG, encoded by the coding sequence ATGCTTAAAAAAGACAATTCCAATTTAGAAATTGACAACCTCGACATCGATATATTGAAGCAATTGATGCAGGATGCCACAAAACCTTATACAGAAATTGCAAAAGACTTAATCGTTTCTGGCGGTACAATACACGTTAGGATGAAAAAATTGCAGGAAATGGGCATTATTAAAGGCTCGCATCTAATTATCGACCCGCAAAAAGCTGGCTACGATATTTGTGCCTTCCTGGGGATTTACCTCGAAAAAGGGATTCAATACAAAGACGCCGTTGCCCAGTTGAGTAAAATTAAAGAAGTGGTTGAACTGCATTATACAACTGGCGCTTACAGCATGTTCGCCAAAATTATTTGCAGAGATACCAATCATTTGCGGCACGTGCTGAACGAGGAAATACAGGCAGTTAACGGCATTCAGCGCACCGAGACTTTGATATCGCTGGAAGAAAGCATTAAACGCCAAATTGAGCTGGGATGA
- the frr gene encoding ribosome recycling factor, with product MNELIQLQLMDAQSSMDKAIDHCESELTKIRAGKASAGMLDGIFVDYYGAQTALAQVASINTPDARTIVIQPWEKSLLTAIEKAIQVANIGINPQNDGIVIRLVVPPLTEERRRDLVKKVKEEAERGRITVRNIRKDANNKIQKLKGEGVSDDEIKTGEAEVQKLTDAYIVKVDKHAEAKEKDVMTV from the coding sequence ATGAACGAACTCATACAATTGCAATTAATGGACGCACAATCTTCGATGGATAAGGCGATCGATCATTGTGAATCTGAACTAACTAAAATTAGGGCTGGTAAAGCTTCGGCAGGCATGCTTGATGGGATTTTTGTGGATTATTACGGCGCTCAAACAGCATTGGCTCAGGTAGCGAGCATTAATACGCCAGATGCGAGAACAATTGTGATTCAGCCTTGGGAGAAATCACTTCTTACAGCAATTGAGAAAGCCATTCAGGTAGCCAACATTGGTATCAACCCGCAAAATGATGGTATTGTTATTCGTTTAGTGGTACCACCGTTAACCGAAGAACGCAGAAGAGACCTGGTTAAAAAAGTTAAAGAAGAAGCAGAACGCGGCCGCATTACCGTACGCAACATCCGTAAGGATGCCAATAACAAAATCCAAAAACTTAAGGGCGAAGGCGTATCAGATGATGAAATAAAAACTGGCGAAGCTGAAGTGCAGAAATTAACCGATGCGTACATTGTAAAGGTTGATAAACATGCCGAGGCTAAAGAAAAAGATGTAATGACTGTTTAA
- the pyrH gene encoding UMP kinase — protein MKYKRILLKLSGESLMGEKQYGIDNERVKQYADDIKAVHDKGLEIAIVIGGGNIFRGLSAEKSGMDRAQADYMGMLATVINSMALQDALEKVGIKTRLLTAIKMEQICEPFIRRRAVRHLEKGRVVIFGAGTGNPYFTTDSAAALRAIEIKADAVLKGTRVDGIYTADPEKNPLATKYEEISFKEVYAKGLNVMDMTAFTLCEENQVPIIVFDMNKHGNFMKIANGEPIGTLVK, from the coding sequence ATGAAATACAAACGCATCCTACTAAAGCTTAGCGGCGAATCGCTAATGGGCGAGAAACAATACGGAATTGATAATGAACGCGTTAAACAATATGCCGACGATATTAAAGCCGTACACGATAAAGGTTTAGAAATTGCAATAGTAATAGGTGGAGGCAATATTTTTAGGGGCTTAAGTGCCGAAAAAAGCGGAATGGACAGGGCACAAGCCGATTATATGGGCATGCTTGCTACGGTAATCAACTCGATGGCCTTGCAAGATGCACTGGAAAAAGTTGGCATCAAGACCCGTTTGCTTACCGCAATTAAAATGGAACAGATTTGTGAGCCGTTTATTCGCAGACGTGCCGTTCGCCACCTTGAAAAAGGCCGCGTTGTAATTTTTGGTGCAGGTACCGGCAATCCGTATTTTACAACCGATTCTGCTGCCGCACTTCGGGCTATCGAAATTAAGGCCGATGCCGTATTAAAAGGAACCCGGGTTGATGGCATTTACACCGCCGACCCCGAAAAAAATCCATTGGCAACAAAATATGAAGAAATCTCGTTTAAAGAGGTTTACGCCAAGGGTTTAAACGTAATGGATATGACAGCCTTTACCCTTTGCGAAGAAAATCAGGTGCCAATTATTGTATTTGATATGAATAAACATGGCAACTTTATGAAAATTGCCAATGGCGAACCTATCGGTACTTTGGTGAAATAA
- the nagA gene encoding N-acetylglucosamine-6-phosphate deacetylase: MPKSLANVSYFDNEKLEKNKTITIAENKISGLTNSGHPSSEQQLMVLPGLIDLQIYGAGGRLFSAEPTVESLAIIEDDLLKKGTTGFLACMATNTEQVFNACIKTAKEYRQSAKNFLGLHLEGPFLNPKRLGAHIPEFVRTASLDEIKALLNFGDGVIKMMTIAPECQDDKVIQYLLDNDVLVSLGHSNATFEEATAAYNKGIQTTTHLFNAMSPIHHRDPGIPTAVFNHNKAMASVIVDGRHVSYEVVKFAKKLVKERLFLITDAVTACSTGPYQHVQKGDKFVMPDGTLSGSSLTMLQAVKNCVDFCDIEIGEAIKMATVYPAKLIGIENLTGEIAIGHTANLLVVNQNLELQDVIFNGERIAIK, encoded by the coding sequence ATGCCTAAAAGCCTTGCCAATGTTTCTTATTTCGATAACGAGAAATTAGAAAAAAATAAGACCATCACTATCGCTGAGAACAAAATTTCAGGACTAACCAACAGTGGCCACCCAAGCTCGGAACAGCAACTGATGGTACTTCCCGGGCTCATCGACCTTCAGATTTACGGTGCAGGAGGTAGATTATTTTCGGCAGAGCCCACGGTAGAATCGTTAGCTATTATTGAGGATGACTTACTAAAAAAAGGCACAACAGGTTTTCTGGCATGTATGGCCACCAATACAGAGCAGGTTTTTAACGCCTGTATCAAAACCGCAAAAGAATACCGCCAAAGTGCGAAGAATTTTCTTGGGCTTCACCTCGAAGGCCCCTTTTTAAACCCCAAACGTTTAGGCGCCCACATTCCAGAATTTGTTCGCACAGCCAGTTTAGATGAAATCAAAGCCCTATTAAACTTTGGCGATGGCGTTATTAAAATGATGACCATTGCGCCCGAGTGTCAGGACGATAAAGTTATTCAATACCTGCTAGATAATGATGTATTGGTTTCGCTGGGACACAGCAATGCCACTTTTGAAGAAGCAACCGCAGCCTACAACAAAGGTATTCAAACTACAACGCATTTATTCAATGCAATGAGCCCAATCCACCACCGCGACCCAGGAATTCCCACCGCCGTTTTTAACCACAACAAAGCTATGGCCAGTGTTATAGTTGATGGCCGCCATGTAAGTTACGAAGTGGTAAAGTTTGCCAAAAAGTTGGTAAAAGAACGTTTATTTCTCATTACTGATGCGGTAACCGCTTGCTCAACGGGGCCATATCAACACGTACAAAAAGGCGATAAGTTTGTAATGCCCGATGGCACCCTTTCCGGCTCATCGCTAACGATGCTGCAGGCCGTAAAAAACTGTGTCGATTTTTGCGATATTGAAATCGGTGAAGCCATAAAAATGGCAACTGTTTATCCTGCCAAACTGATCGGCATCGAAAACCTGACTGGCGAAATCGCAATCGGCCATACGGCTAATCTGTTGGTTGTTAATCAAAATCTCGAGCTGCAGGATGTGATATTTAACGGCGAGCGCATAGCAATTAAATAA
- a CDS encoding FN3 domain-containing metallophosphoesterase family protein — protein sequence MENSRRSFLKGSLTLGAASLITPSVALATRPRVDDGFKFAVGPYLQTNFNNSMTILWLTNNIGAGWVEYGEAPDQLNQKAFGKAELGLIAANSKLNMITLSNLKPGTKYYYKIVSKEIKSFQPYKLVYGDTISSEIQQFVNTDVNKAEISFLMMNDIHDRPESIPHLMGLVGNEKQDFIFFNGDIFDYQTDEKQIIDHMLQPCVDNFARHTPFVYVRGNHETRGKFARDFPRYYMHVGHAAFTLGPVRFVILDTGEDKEDSHPVYANIVNFDDYRAQQAEWLKTEIESKAFRKAPFRIVLMHIPPRFSGDAHGPKQCTELFEPLLNKGKVDLVLSGHTHRHMVHQPDKNLNHYPLIIGGGPKAGTRTITKIKADANKVVVSMLDDSGKEVGAYTAMKK from the coding sequence ATGGAAAATAGTAGAAGGAGTTTTTTAAAAGGGAGCCTCACGCTTGGAGCTGCTTCTTTAATAACGCCGTCGGTCGCACTTGCTACTCGGCCCCGCGTTGATGACGGATTTAAGTTCGCTGTTGGCCCGTATCTGCAAACCAATTTTAATAATTCTATGACCATTTTGTGGTTAACCAATAATATTGGTGCCGGTTGGGTAGAATATGGTGAAGCGCCCGATCAACTCAATCAGAAAGCTTTTGGTAAAGCAGAATTAGGATTAATTGCCGCCAATAGCAAGCTGAATATGATAACTCTTTCAAACTTAAAGCCGGGAACTAAGTACTATTATAAAATCGTTTCGAAAGAAATTAAAAGCTTTCAGCCATACAAGCTTGTTTACGGCGATACAATAAGCAGCGAGATACAACAATTTGTTAATACCGACGTAAACAAGGCGGAGATATCATTTTTGATGATGAATGATATACACGATCGGCCTGAAAGTATTCCGCATTTGATGGGTTTGGTTGGCAATGAGAAGCAGGATTTTATCTTTTTTAACGGCGACATTTTCGATTACCAAACTGATGAAAAACAAATTATCGATCACATGTTGCAACCCTGTGTAGATAATTTCGCAAGGCATACTCCGTTTGTTTATGTTCGGGGAAATCATGAAACCCGGGGAAAATTTGCCCGTGATTTTCCCCGGTATTACATGCACGTCGGGCATGCCGCGTTTACTTTGGGACCAGTGCGTTTTGTGATTTTAGACACAGGAGAGGACAAGGAAGATTCGCATCCGGTTTATGCCAACATCGTAAATTTTGATGACTATCGTGCGCAACAGGCCGAATGGCTCAAAACAGAAATTGAATCTAAAGCTTTCAGAAAAGCTCCGTTCAGAATTGTTTTAATGCATATCCCACCTCGTTTTTCCGGAGATGCGCATGGGCCAAAGCAATGTACCGAACTATTTGAGCCTTTGTTAAACAAGGGAAAAGTAGATTTGGTATTGAGTGGGCATACACATCGGCATATGGTGCATCAACCAGATAAAAATTTAAATCATTATCCATTAATTATTGGTGGTGGGCCAAAGGCTGGAACAAGAACCATTACAAAGATAAAGGCCGATGCAAATAAAGTTGTGGTGAGTATGCTCGATGATTCGGGCAAGGAAGTTGGGGCGTATACCGCAATGAAGAAGTAG
- a CDS encoding DUF6934 family protein, with the protein MQIAIDFEQTYPPTFIAEDLTEMRFNALQRDGSIQQILVKISKHPDPLLPDVYNLGFGPPASNGGFKDNVSLHHSNINKVFSTVLFLALAFLDSNNGFTIGIDGSNDLRARLYHRMFKHNRAYFNEFFLAIGVDWYVRIFRNGQYEAHEDGTPYAKPRPELFDYERENRDLYRYYMFKLK; encoded by the coding sequence ATGCAGATAGCCATCGATTTTGAGCAAACCTATCCTCCAACTTTCATTGCAGAAGATTTAACTGAAATGAGATTCAATGCTCTTCAACGCGATGGCAGTATTCAACAGATACTTGTAAAGATTTCGAAACACCCAGACCCGCTGTTACCAGATGTGTACAATTTGGGCTTTGGGCCACCTGCTAGTAATGGAGGTTTTAAGGACAACGTGAGTTTGCATCACTCAAATATAAATAAGGTCTTTTCTACAGTATTGTTTTTAGCTCTGGCCTTTCTCGATTCTAATAACGGCTTTACAATTGGTATCGATGGGTCAAATGACTTAAGGGCTAGACTTTATCACCGCATGTTTAAACACAATCGTGCTTATTTTAATGAATTTTTTCTAGCAATTGGTGTTGATTGGTATGTAAGGATATTCCGCAATGGCCAGTACGAAGCGCATGAAGATGGCACTCCTTATGCTAAACCTCGACCAGAACTATTTGATTATGAGAGAGAAAATCGAGATCTTTACAGATATTATATGTTCAAACTAAAATAG